One Methylobacterium sp. AMS5 genomic region harbors:
- the miaA gene encoding tRNA (adenosine(37)-N6)-dimethylallyltransferase MiaA: MRSPDGQETGRPAAILIAGPTASGKSALGLRIARAFGGTVINTDSMQVYADLRVLSARPSAEEERLAPHLLYGRIDGAVNFSVGHFQRHAAALLSKMDAGTLPVFVGGTGLYFRSLDEGISDLPEVPDDVRHRIRAEADGQPTETLHAALALRDPESAQRLRPSDRMRVMRALEIHAATGRSIGSFHEVRVPGPLAGKPMLKLFLATERETLRQRIDARFVTMMEQGALEEVAALRERHLDPLLPVMRAHGVPGLIAHLDGTISREEAIQRGQGDTRRYAKRQFTWFRHQMGEDWHWTTPEEAWSLVQTRLSAPIGR; this comes from the coding sequence GTGCGGAGTCCGGACGGGCAGGAAACAGGGCGTCCGGCTGCCATCCTCATTGCAGGGCCCACCGCGTCGGGCAAGTCAGCGCTGGGCTTGCGGATCGCGCGCGCCTTCGGCGGCACGGTGATCAATACCGATTCGATGCAGGTCTACGCGGACCTGCGCGTGCTCTCGGCGCGGCCCTCCGCCGAGGAGGAAAGGCTGGCTCCCCATCTTCTCTACGGCCGCATCGACGGGGCGGTGAACTTCTCCGTCGGGCACTTCCAGCGGCACGCGGCCGCGCTTCTTTCGAAGATGGACGCGGGAACCCTGCCGGTCTTCGTCGGCGGCACCGGCCTCTACTTTCGCAGCCTCGACGAGGGCATCTCGGATCTGCCGGAGGTGCCCGACGACGTCCGGCACCGGATCCGAGCGGAGGCGGACGGACAGCCGACCGAGACGCTTCACGCCGCGCTCGCATTGCGCGATCCCGAGAGCGCCCAGCGGCTGCGGCCCTCGGACCGGATGCGCGTGATGCGGGCGCTCGAGATCCACGCGGCGACCGGCCGCTCCATCGGCTCGTTTCACGAGGTCCGTGTGCCGGGCCCGCTCGCCGGAAAGCCGATGCTGAAGCTCTTCCTCGCCACCGAGCGCGAGACGCTGCGCCAGCGTATCGACGCGCGCTTCGTGACGATGATGGAGCAAGGCGCCCTGGAAGAGGTCGCCGCGCTCCGGGAGCGGCATCTCGATCCGTTGCTACCGGTGATGCGCGCCCACGGCGTGCCGGGGCTGATCGCGCATCTCGATGGGACGATCTCCCGCGAAGAAGCGATCCAGCGTGGTCAGGGCGACACCCGCCGCTACGCGAAGCGCCAGTTCACGTGGTTCCGCCACCAGATGGGCGAGGATTGGCACTGGACCACGCCGGAGGAGGCGTGGTCCCTGGTGCAGACCCGGCTCAGCGCTCCAATCGGGCGATGA
- a CDS encoding L-aspartate oxidase: protein MSVFARSPADRVVVVGAGVAGLATALRLAPRPVTLVTAAPLGAGTATGWAQGGIAAAMGADDAPSLHADDTLAAGAGLSEPAVALRVAEAGPGLIDWLVALGTGFDREADGALALGLEAAHSRRRIVRARGDSTGRTVLDALVRAVQATPSIEVLVAGLHGLMQDADGHVCGVVCERDGAAFRLPARAVVLATGGTGALYASTTNPRGALGRGLLVAARAGATLRDLEFVQFHPTAIAAGRDPMPLATEALRGEGAVLIDEDGAPVMAGIEGGDLAPRDVVARGIFQALGRGRTVYLDTRGPLGARMPQRFPTVFALCAEAGIDPAVQPIPVRPAAHYHMGGILVDAAGRSTVPGLWACGEVSSTGLHGANRLASNSLLEALAFAPRIAESIDAVSAPVSTDHPAPLPEIPPQDAAALAEVRGIMERCVGVVRHDAGLSQAIARLADLSERGSDAAATGLMIARSALDRCESRGAHWRSDHPAQLPARHSVVTPAAAVASCALQELTDA, encoded by the coding sequence ATGAGCGTCTTCGCCCGGAGTCCTGCCGACCGGGTGGTCGTGGTCGGCGCCGGGGTCGCCGGGCTCGCCACGGCCCTACGGCTCGCGCCGCGCCCCGTCACCCTCGTCACGGCCGCGCCCCTCGGGGCCGGCACTGCCACGGGTTGGGCACAGGGCGGCATCGCCGCCGCGATGGGGGCGGACGATGCGCCCTCGCTCCACGCGGACGATACGCTTGCCGCGGGCGCCGGCCTGAGCGAGCCGGCGGTCGCCCTGCGCGTCGCCGAGGCGGGGCCGGGCCTGATCGATTGGCTCGTTGCCCTCGGCACCGGCTTCGACCGGGAGGCGGACGGCGCCCTGGCGCTCGGGCTGGAGGCCGCTCATAGCCGCCGCCGGATCGTGCGGGCGCGGGGTGATTCCACCGGCCGTACCGTGCTCGATGCGCTGGTGCGCGCCGTCCAGGCGACACCCTCGATCGAAGTCCTCGTCGCCGGCCTGCACGGCCTGATGCAGGATGCCGATGGCCATGTCTGCGGTGTCGTGTGTGAGCGCGACGGCGCGGCCTTCCGCTTGCCCGCCCGCGCCGTGGTGCTGGCGACCGGCGGCACCGGTGCGCTCTACGCCTCGACCACGAACCCGCGGGGCGCCCTCGGGCGAGGGCTTCTCGTCGCCGCGCGGGCGGGTGCAACTTTGCGCGACCTCGAATTCGTTCAGTTCCACCCGACTGCCATCGCCGCTGGCCGCGATCCGATGCCGCTCGCGACCGAAGCACTCCGCGGCGAGGGGGCGGTGCTGATCGATGAGGACGGCGCGCCCGTGATGGCGGGGATCGAGGGTGGCGATCTTGCCCCCCGCGACGTGGTGGCCCGGGGCATCTTCCAGGCGCTCGGCCGTGGCCGCACGGTCTATCTCGATACCCGCGGCCCGCTCGGCGCCCGCATGCCGCAGCGCTTCCCGACGGTTTTCGCGCTCTGCGCCGAGGCCGGCATCGATCCGGCGGTCCAACCGATCCCGGTCCGTCCGGCGGCGCACTACCACATGGGTGGCATCCTCGTGGACGCCGCCGGCCGCAGCACCGTGCCGGGCCTCTGGGCGTGCGGCGAGGTATCCTCGACTGGTCTGCACGGCGCCAACCGCCTTGCCAGCAACTCGCTTCTCGAAGCGCTGGCCTTCGCGCCGCGCATCGCCGAGTCGATCGATGCCGTCTCGGCCCCGGTGAGCACGGATCACCCGGCGCCGCTGCCGGAGATCCCGCCGCAGGATGCCGCGGCGCTCGCCGAGGTTCGCGGCATCATGGAACGCTGCGTCGGCGTGGTGCGCCATGATGCCGGCTTGTCGCAGGCCATCGCCCGTCTCGCCGATCTGTCCGAGCGCGGCAGCGATGCGGCCGCCACGGGACTGATGATTGCTCGCTCCGCCCTCGATCGGTGCGAGAGCCGCGGCGCCCACTGGCGCAGCGATCATCCGGCCCAGTTGCCGGCCCGGCACTCCGTCGTCACGCCCGCCGCAGCGGTCGCCTCGTGCGCGCTTCAGGAACTCACCGATGCCTGA
- a CDS encoding NAD(P)-dependent oxidoreductase gives MAKVAFLGLGVMGSPMAGHLARKGHDVTVFNRTAAKAEAWVAGNGGHAAATPREAAAGCAIVFACVGNDDDLRSVVLGADGAFAGMEKGAIFVDHTTASAEVARELSAAADAAGLRFIDAPVSGGQAGAENGVLTVMCGGEEATYAEAEPVIMAYAKSCRLLGPSGSGQLTKMVNQIAIAGLVQGLSEAIHFGKRAGLDVEAVLDVISKGAAGSWQMENRGRTMNADKFDFGFAVEWMRKDLGILLAESRRNGARLPVTALVDQFYAEVEAMGGKRWDTSSLIARLER, from the coding sequence ATGGCGAAAGTCGCGTTCCTGGGCCTCGGCGTGATGGGCTCGCCGATGGCGGGGCACCTTGCGAGGAAGGGCCATGACGTCACCGTCTTCAACCGCACCGCTGCCAAGGCCGAGGCGTGGGTTGCCGGCAACGGAGGCCACGCCGCCGCAACGCCTCGCGAGGCGGCGGCCGGATGCGCCATCGTGTTTGCCTGCGTCGGCAACGACGACGATTTGCGTTCGGTGGTGCTCGGCGCGGACGGCGCCTTCGCCGGCATGGAGAAGGGCGCGATCTTCGTCGATCACACCACCGCCTCGGCCGAGGTCGCCCGCGAACTGTCCGCTGCGGCGGACGCGGCCGGACTTCGGTTCATCGACGCCCCGGTCTCCGGCGGCCAGGCGGGCGCGGAAAACGGCGTGCTGACCGTGATGTGCGGCGGCGAGGAGGCGACCTACGCCGAGGCCGAACCGGTCATCATGGCTTACGCCAAGTCCTGCCGTCTGCTCGGGCCTTCCGGATCGGGCCAGCTGACCAAGATGGTCAATCAGATCGCCATTGCTGGGTTGGTGCAGGGGCTCTCGGAGGCGATCCACTTCGGCAAGCGCGCCGGCCTCGATGTAGAGGCCGTGCTCGACGTGATCTCCAAGGGCGCGGCCGGCTCCTGGCAGATGGAGAATCGCGGCCGGACCATGAACGCGGACAAATTCGATTTCGGTTTCGCGGTGGAGTGGATGCGCAAGGATCTTGGCATCCTGCTCGCCGAGTCGCGCCGCAACGGCGCCCGGTTGCCGGTGACGGCGCTGGTCGATCAGTTCTACGCCGAGGTCGAGGCCATGGGCGGCAAGCGCTGGGACACCTCGTCCCTCATCGCCCGATTGGAGCGCTGA
- the moaA gene encoding GTP 3',8-cyclase MoaA, whose amino-acid sequence MWGPADDTLAPVRPAPLIDPFQRAITYLRISVTDRCDFRCAYCMSEDMQFLPKRDLLTLEELDRLCGVFIDRGVRKLRITGGEPLVRRDIMHLFRRLSRHLESGTLDELTLTTNGSQLARFAPELAELGVRRINVSLDTLDPDKFRAITRRGDLSVVLAGIEAARAAGIKVKINAVALKGVNEDEIADMMTWAHGLGMDLTLIEVMPLGEIEGDRTDQFLPLSVARQRLEQRFTLTPLPDRTGGPARYVRIEETGGRLGFITPLTHNFCESCNRVRLTCTGKLYMCLGQEDAADLRAALRASPDDALVTQAVVEAISRKPKGHDFVIERARPAAVPRHMSVTGG is encoded by the coding sequence ATGTGGGGCCCCGCCGACGATACCCTCGCGCCCGTGCGGCCGGCGCCGCTGATCGACCCTTTCCAAAGGGCGATCACCTATCTCCGGATCTCGGTGACGGATCGCTGCGACTTCCGCTGTGCCTATTGCATGTCCGAGGACATGCAGTTCCTGCCCAAGCGCGATCTGTTGACGCTGGAAGAGCTCGATCGGCTCTGCGGCGTGTTCATCGATCGCGGGGTGCGCAAGCTGCGGATCACCGGCGGCGAGCCGCTGGTCCGCCGCGACATCATGCATCTGTTCCGCCGGCTCTCCCGCCACCTGGAGAGCGGCACCCTCGACGAGCTGACGCTGACGACCAACGGCTCCCAGCTTGCCCGCTTCGCGCCCGAGTTGGCCGAACTCGGCGTTCGGAGGATCAACGTTTCGCTCGACACGCTGGACCCCGACAAATTCCGGGCGATCACCCGGCGCGGCGATCTGTCGGTGGTGCTGGCGGGGATCGAGGCGGCGCGCGCGGCCGGTATCAAGGTCAAGATCAACGCCGTGGCGCTCAAGGGCGTCAACGAGGATGAGATCGCCGACATGATGACCTGGGCCCACGGGCTCGGCATGGATCTGACGCTGATCGAAGTCATGCCGCTCGGCGAGATCGAGGGCGACCGCACCGACCAGTTCCTGCCGTTGTCGGTCGCGCGCCAGCGCCTCGAGCAACGCTTCACGCTGACCCCGCTGCCCGACCGCACCGGTGGGCCGGCGCGTTACGTGCGGATCGAGGAGACCGGCGGGCGGCTCGGTTTCATCACGCCGCTGACGCACAATTTCTGCGAGAGCTGCAACCGGGTGCGTCTCACCTGCACCGGTAAGCTCTACATGTGCCTCGGCCAGGAGGATGCGGCCGATCTGCGCGCGGCCCTGCGCGCCTCGCCCGACGACGCGCTGGTGACGCAGGCCGTCGTAGAGGCGATCTCCCGCAAGCCCAAGGGCCACGACTTCGTCATCGAGCGCGCGCGCCCGGCGGCCGTACCGCGGCATATGAGCGTGACTGGGGGCTGA
- a CDS encoding L,D-transpeptidase: MRRFVVALSGLACATFALASPAAAYEIDPLTRQPLTEVLTVRVRPQNTLPTANAALPADVPGAPASAADPLASTVPQMTAIPRDTVPYSGPYAPGTIVVSTAERRLYLIQPGGEALRYGVGVGRPGFTWGGTQTVTMKREWPDWRPPSEMLRRRPDLPRYMKGGIENPLGARAMYLGNTIYRIHGSNEPETIGTAVSSGCIRMTNEDVTDLYSRVKVGARVVVQR; the protein is encoded by the coding sequence ATGCGCCGTTTCGTCGTTGCCCTGAGCGGGCTTGCCTGCGCGACGTTCGCGCTGGCAAGCCCCGCCGCAGCCTATGAGATCGACCCGCTCACGCGTCAGCCGCTGACCGAGGTTCTGACGGTGCGCGTGCGCCCGCAGAACACGTTGCCGACCGCCAACGCAGCTCTCCCGGCGGATGTCCCGGGCGCGCCCGCCTCGGCCGCTGACCCGCTTGCATCGACCGTGCCGCAGATGACCGCGATTCCGCGCGATACGGTTCCCTATTCCGGACCCTACGCCCCCGGCACCATCGTCGTCTCGACGGCCGAGCGCCGGCTCTACCTCATCCAGCCGGGCGGCGAGGCCCTGCGCTACGGCGTCGGCGTCGGTCGTCCCGGCTTCACCTGGGGCGGCACGCAGACCGTCACGATGAAGCGCGAATGGCCCGATTGGCGCCCGCCGTCGGAGATGCTGCGCCGCCGTCCCGATCTGCCGCGCTACATGAAGGGCGGTATCGAGAACCCGCTCGGCGCGCGCGCGATGTATCTCGGCAACACGATCTATCGCATCCACGGCTCCAACGAGCCGGAGACGATCGGCACGGCGGTTTCCTCCGGCTGCATCCGCATGACCAACGAGGATGTGACGGATCTCTACAGTCGCGTGAAGGTCGGCGCCCGGGTCGTCGTCCAGCGCTGA
- the nadC gene encoding carboxylating nicotinate-nucleotide diphosphorylase has translation MPDDILLPLPRLLVEPVVRAALLEDLGRAGDITTDAIVPAGERMEAVIASRQDGVIAGTDAAAIAFELIDPSLTVSVDRPDGSRVVPGDTVIRLSGPARAVLTAERVALNLLCRLSGVATATASLVEAARPHGKARIVCTRKTTPGLRALEKHAVRAGGGSNHRFGLDDAVLIKDNHVAVAGGIIPAIERARARTGHLVKIEVEVDTLAQLEEALSVGADAVLLDNMSPDTLRQAVAMVDGRAVTEASGRIIRETVGAVAASGVDLISVGWITHSSAIIDLGLDAA, from the coding sequence ATGCCTGACGACATCCTGCTGCCGCTGCCGCGCCTTCTCGTGGAGCCCGTGGTGCGGGCGGCCCTTCTCGAAGATCTCGGTCGGGCCGGCGACATCACCACCGATGCCATCGTGCCCGCGGGCGAGCGCATGGAAGCGGTCATCGCCTCCCGTCAGGACGGAGTGATCGCCGGCACGGATGCCGCCGCCATCGCGTTCGAGTTGATCGATCCGAGCCTGACGGTTTCGGTCGATCGGCCCGACGGATCCCGCGTCGTGCCGGGCGATACCGTGATCCGTCTCTCCGGCCCGGCTCGCGCCGTGCTGACCGCCGAGCGCGTTGCCCTCAACCTGCTCTGCCGGCTCAGCGGCGTCGCTACGGCGACGGCCTCGCTGGTCGAGGCGGCGCGGCCGCACGGCAAGGCGCGGATCGTCTGCACCCGCAAGACCACGCCGGGCCTGCGGGCGCTCGAGAAGCACGCGGTGCGCGCCGGCGGCGGCTCGAACCACCGCTTCGGCCTCGACGACGCGGTGCTGATCAAGGACAACCACGTCGCCGTCGCGGGCGGCATCATCCCCGCCATCGAGCGCGCACGCGCGAGAACCGGGCACCTCGTCAAGATCGAGGTCGAGGTCGACACCCTGGCCCAGCTCGAAGAGGCGCTTTCGGTCGGCGCCGACGCGGTGCTTCTCGACAACATGAGCCCCGACACGTTGCGGCAGGCGGTGGCGATGGTCGACGGACGCGCCGTGACCGAGGCCTCGGGCCGGATCATTCGGGAGACCGTCGGCGCCGTGGCGGCGTCGGGCGTCGATCTGATCTCGGTCGGCTGGATCACCCACAGCTCGGCGATCATCGATTTGGGGCTCGACGCGGCGTAG
- the serB gene encoding phosphoserine phosphatase SerB, whose amino-acid sequence MTLVATLIANPARPAITDAVLAEARRVTRTEHQPRTLHGEVAAELLVPGTPDDAPALTEALRAAFGSEPIDVAVLPHDQHRRKRLFLADMDSTMIEQECIDELADVVGIKDQVAAITERAMRGEVAFEPALRERVGLLKGLSVGVIDGLIRDAIRLTPGGGTLVATMRAHGAFTCLVSGGFTLFTGPIGTRLGFDETRANRLDVADGHLTGRVVEPIVGAEAKRASLIELRERLGLSGAETIAVGDGANDLPMLGEAGLGVAFRAKPKVAQAAQVRIEHGDLTALLYLQGFSAAEFVA is encoded by the coding sequence ATGACCCTCGTCGCGACGCTGATAGCAAACCCCGCTCGGCCCGCCATCACCGATGCGGTGCTCGCCGAGGCGCGCCGCGTCACGCGGACGGAGCATCAACCGCGAACGCTCCATGGTGAGGTCGCGGCCGAACTTCTGGTGCCGGGCACGCCCGACGACGCGCCGGCTCTCACCGAGGCCCTGCGCGCGGCGTTCGGCTCCGAACCGATCGACGTTGCCGTGCTCCCCCACGATCAGCACCGCCGCAAGCGGCTGTTCCTCGCCGACATGGACTCGACCATGATCGAGCAGGAATGCATCGACGAACTCGCCGACGTCGTCGGCATCAAGGATCAGGTGGCGGCGATCACCGAGCGGGCCATGCGCGGCGAGGTCGCCTTCGAGCCGGCCCTGCGCGAGCGGGTGGGCCTGCTGAAAGGCCTATCCGTCGGCGTGATCGACGGTCTGATCCGCGACGCCATCCGCCTCACACCGGGCGGCGGCACCCTCGTCGCGACGATGCGGGCGCATGGCGCTTTCACCTGCCTTGTCTCGGGCGGCTTCACCCTGTTCACCGGCCCCATCGGCACCCGTCTCGGTTTTGACGAAACCCGCGCCAACCGCCTCGATGTGGCGGACGGACACCTGACGGGACGGGTGGTCGAGCCGATCGTCGGCGCGGAGGCCAAGCGCGCGAGCCTCATCGAACTGCGCGAGCGGTTGGGCTTGAGTGGCGCGGAGACGATCGCCGTGGGTGACGGGGCGAACGACCTGCCGATGCTCGGAGAGGCCGGGCTCGGTGTCGCCTTTCGCGCCAAACCGAAGGTGGCGCAGGCGGCGCAGGTGCGAATCGAACACGGCGACCTGACCGCGCTGCTCTACCTTCAGGGTTTCTCGGCCGCAGAGTTCGTTGCCTAG
- a CDS encoding DUF2171 domain-containing protein → MVDASQIREHATVVGSDGGHVGTVDHVGKGEIKLTKSDADAGGLHHYIPLNLVIAVEGDQVRLDRSADEVKKEWSTSGAA, encoded by the coding sequence ATGGTCGATGCCAGCCAGATTCGCGAGCATGCCACCGTCGTCGGTTCCGATGGCGGACATGTCGGTACGGTGGATCACGTCGGAAAAGGCGAGATTAAGCTGACGAAGAGCGATGCCGACGCGGGCGGGCTCCACCACTACATCCCCCTCAACCTCGTGATCGCCGTCGAAGGTGATCAGGTCCGCCTCGATCGGAGTGCCGACGAGGTGAAGAAGGAGTGGAGCACGTCGGGCGCCGCGTAA
- a CDS encoding DUF971 domain-containing protein, with protein MSERWPTEIRLSGDKRILTVAFDGGGRFELPAEYLRVSSPSAEVQGHSPAERKVLGGKRDVAILSVEPIGNYAVKLFFDDMHDTGIYGWDYLFDLGREYRNRWSTYLRELEERGLTRDRVASAPAKPSHGGGSCGSGGCGCH; from the coding sequence ATGAGTGAGCGCTGGCCCACCGAGATCCGCCTGTCGGGTGACAAGCGCATTTTGACCGTCGCGTTCGATGGCGGCGGTCGCTTCGAGCTGCCTGCCGAATACTTGCGCGTGTCGAGTCCCTCAGCGGAGGTTCAAGGCCATTCTCCGGCCGAGCGCAAGGTGCTGGGTGGCAAGCGCGATGTCGCAATCCTCTCGGTCGAGCCCATCGGCAACTACGCCGTGAAGCTGTTCTTCGACGACATGCACGATACGGGCATCTACGGGTGGGACTACCTGTTCGACCTCGGCCGCGAGTATCGGAACCGCTGGTCGACCTACCTTCGCGAGCTGGAGGAGCGCGGCCTTACCAGGGATCGCGTGGCCAGCGCTCCCGCAAAACCGAGCCATGGCGGCGGGAGCTGCGGAAGCGGCGGTTGCGGCTGCCACTGA
- a CDS encoding GSCFA domain-containing protein, with amino-acid sequence MQDRARNPYTGLADHAFWDRSVGSLPLFALDPMAGPPIPDGFRLTRQTRIATAGSCFAQHIADRLQASGYHYLVTEDAPEGVTTDEARARGYRLFSARYGNVYTARQLLQLIERAYGRFTPADTVWERADGRFADPFRPRIEPAGFAGPEAIEAERQAHFAQMRRLFENLDVFVFTLGLTEGWQATADGAAFPLCPGVAAGTFDSEAYVFRNQPVEEVIADLSAFADALKAVNPRARLILTVSPVPLVATYEGRHVLQSTVHSKAVLRVAAQRLADTRDDTLYFPSYEIITSPEGAFRYLESDLRSVSKDGVDHVMRVFFRHLTEGGDHDALPASSRSLHEARHEFARQAAVVCDEELLAAGGTRPWLGESSSSATTAKSPSLRGAWGSLRRMLRSRR; translated from the coding sequence ATGCAAGACCGCGCCCGAAACCCCTATACCGGTCTTGCCGACCACGCCTTCTGGGATCGCTCCGTCGGCTCGCTGCCGCTGTTCGCCCTCGACCCGATGGCCGGTCCGCCGATACCGGATGGGTTCCGTCTGACCCGGCAGACCCGGATCGCCACGGCGGGTAGCTGCTTTGCCCAGCACATCGCCGACAGACTCCAGGCGAGCGGCTACCATTACCTCGTCACGGAGGATGCACCCGAAGGCGTCACGACGGACGAAGCGCGTGCGCGCGGCTACCGCCTGTTCTCGGCGCGCTACGGCAACGTCTACACCGCGCGCCAGCTCCTGCAGCTCATCGAGCGGGCCTATGGCCGCTTCACCCCCGCCGATACCGTTTGGGAAAGAGCGGATGGGCGCTTCGCCGACCCGTTCCGGCCGCGCATCGAGCCTGCGGGCTTTGCTGGCCCCGAAGCGATCGAGGCGGAACGGCAAGCGCACTTCGCCCAGATGCGCCGGCTCTTCGAAAACCTCGACGTCTTCGTCTTCACCCTCGGCCTCACCGAGGGCTGGCAGGCAACGGCCGATGGGGCGGCTTTCCCGCTCTGCCCGGGCGTAGCCGCCGGCACCTTCGATTCGGAGGCCTACGTTTTTAGGAACCAGCCGGTCGAGGAAGTGATCGCGGATCTCTCCGCCTTCGCCGACGCCCTGAAAGCGGTCAATCCGAGGGCGCGCCTGATTCTAACGGTCTCGCCGGTGCCGCTTGTCGCGACCTATGAAGGGCGCCACGTGCTGCAATCGACCGTACACAGCAAGGCGGTGCTCCGGGTCGCCGCCCAGCGTCTCGCCGACACCCGCGACGATACGCTGTACTTCCCATCCTACGAGATCATCACCTCGCCCGAGGGCGCCTTCCGCTATCTCGAGAGCGATCTCAGGTCCGTCAGCAAGGACGGTGTCGATCATGTCATGCGGGTCTTTTTCCGCCATCTCACCGAGGGCGGGGACCACGACGCCCTCCCCGCTTCCAGCCGCAGCCTGCACGAGGCGCGCCATGAATTCGCCCGGCAGGCCGCCGTGGTCTGCGACGAGGAATTGCTGGCAGCCGGAGGCACGCGGCCGTGGCTAGGCGAATCGTCGTCGTCGGCAACAACTGCCAAGTCGCCGTCCTTGCGGGGTGCCTGGGGTTCCTTGCGCCGGATGCTGAGATCGCGTCGGTAG
- a CDS encoding WcbI family polysaccharide biosynthesis putative acetyltransferase has protein sequence MARRIVVVGNNCQVAVLAGCLGFLAPDAEIASVEPATFSQFDSSPARLLDAVRDADLTVCFPFEAGPFGEVTPARIFETARFVVPVPTIVFPAFHPDIVYITHKGGLFGSPMGDYHSALIVYGFARGFSADDIVSLFRAEVFSRVGYLDGWFPNRDALLAMSHAHGCNLDRLFAGWMRRGCFMHTINHPKLFVLADLARDALHRAEIPARSAACEDYLPDPLSGSIWPVYPEIAARLGVTGSTTFKPPLGGLNFLVDAARCIELRTMVEGSLAIYAHTPKIATQCDRVQNWLANREIRDSLVPVAG, from the coding sequence GTGGCTAGGCGAATCGTCGTCGTCGGCAACAACTGCCAAGTCGCCGTCCTTGCGGGGTGCCTGGGGTTCCTTGCGCCGGATGCTGAGATCGCGTCGGTAGAGCCGGCGACGTTCTCGCAGTTCGACTCAAGTCCCGCGCGGCTGCTGGACGCGGTCCGGGACGCCGACCTGACCGTGTGCTTTCCATTCGAGGCCGGTCCGTTCGGCGAGGTGACGCCCGCGCGGATCTTCGAAACCGCTCGGTTCGTCGTGCCCGTCCCGACGATCGTGTTCCCGGCCTTCCACCCGGATATCGTCTACATCACCCACAAGGGCGGCCTGTTCGGCTCGCCGATGGGCGATTACCACTCGGCGCTGATCGTCTACGGTTTCGCCCGCGGCTTCTCGGCCGATGACATCGTCTCGCTGTTCCGGGCCGAAGTTTTTTCGCGCGTCGGCTATCTCGACGGCTGGTTTCCCAATCGCGACGCCCTGCTGGCGATGAGCCACGCGCACGGCTGCAACCTCGACCGCCTGTTCGCCGGGTGGATGCGCCGCGGCTGCTTCATGCACACGATCAATCACCCGAAGCTGTTCGTGCTCGCGGATCTCGCGCGCGACGCGCTTCACCGCGCCGAGATCCCGGCGCGATCGGCGGCCTGCGAGGATTACCTGCCCGATCCGCTCAGCGGCAGCATCTGGCCGGTCTATCCGGAGATCGCGGCTCGGCTCGGCGTCACCGGCAGCACGACCTTCAAGCCGCCGCTCGGCGGCCTGAACTTCCTCGTGGATGCCGCCCGCTGCATCGAGTTGCGGACGATGGTCGAGGGATCGCTGGCGATCTACGCGCACACGCCGAAGATCGCCACGCAGTGCGATCGCGTTCAGAATTGGCTCGCGAATCGGGAGATTCGCGACAGTCTCGTCCCGGTCGCGGGCTGA